TTGACGATCCAATTCATTCCGAAATTGACCGGTCCATCCCAGGCCACGCTGACCTTTGCCACGACCGATCCAGGGTATCCGACTGTGGGAGTCACCTTGAAAGGAACCGGTGTTCCGGTCACTGCGGTCAACCGTTCGGTCTTGCTCGATACGACGCACGGTGTGTCGTCAAGTCTTGCAACGGGTTCGATCACGCAGTTTCTCTCCGAGTTCATTCAGGCACTTCAAAGAAGCGGCATCACGGTGAGCAGCCAGACAGCGTTCGACCCGCTGGCCTCCTCGTTTGATGCCGTCATGATCGCAGCGCCGAAAACGACGTTCTCGCTGGTGGAGATCAATAAGCTGCATCAGTATGTTTCGAACGGCGGCTTTGTCGTGATGCTCGGCGACTCGGGCAATTCCGACGCCAACAATTGTCTGAACGGCATCCTCTCGAATTTTCAGTGGGTGCAGGACGCTCCGAATACTCCAACAGGACTTGCGATGAACAGCGATGCGGTGACCGATGGCGTAAGGAACTATTCGAACAATCCCGCCGCGCCGCTTCTTTCCAATTTCACCGACACGACCCATCCGTTCGTGAAGGGCGTTCACACGATCATTCCTTTTGGATGCGCGAGCATCGCACTTTCGGCACAGGCATCGCCGTTTTTGCGCGGGAACCTCACCACGGTGGCCACGACCAGCGACAGTCTGCAAAAGAAAACAGCACAGCCCGTCGTGATGGCCATGAGCCAGGTTGGAAAGGGGACGATCCTTTTGATCGGAGATGTCGATATCTGGTCTAATGTCCGGGGAAAGGACACCCTGTCGCCACTCCCGACAGGCATTCTTGCAGGAGACAATCTCCAGTTTGCATTGAACGTCTTCGGCTTTACGGGAAGCTATTCCGTAAAAATTCCGAGTCCGACGTTGAGCGACCAGTACCAGATCATCAGCATTCCGTTCGACCTGTTGGATTTCAACATCAGCGACGTCCTCAAGGACCTCGGAGCTGCCGATAAAACAAAATGGCGGCTCTACGGCAGATGGGACGGCTCGGAGTATCAAGAGTATCCGAGTCCGGATTTCCTTACGTTCAAGCGGGGGGAAGGATATTGGCTTATCACGAAGGGATCGCAATCGTTGTCGCTTGGATCGGCGAACGTCTCGACGGCGCAGGGCTTCTTCCCGATTCAGCTCGACTCGGGATATAATTTGATCGGAAATCCTTTTCCCTACCCCGTCAGTTGGGCGAACTCGCTCCATTCAACTCCGGATTCCGTCGAATCGTGGCTGTGGGGCTTTGACGGCGCTGGATTTCAGCAGGTCACCGACATCATGCAGCCATTTGCCGGATATTTTCTGAAGAGCCTTCGCAACGGAGTTACCGTTTACATCAATCCCGATGAAGTGTCGTCGGCATCTCTCGCGAAGAAGGCCGAAGTGCAGCGGCAGTTTGCGCAAGGGGAATGGCAGGTGCAGATCAGCGCGGCGAACGGCACGGGGGCGGATAACGATAATGTTGCGGGCGTACTACGCTCGGCGAGCGACGAATGGGATGCCGAAGATTTTTCAGAGCCTCCTCCGGCGCCGACCGACTATGTCACCCTCTCCTTCAATCATCCAAATTGGAAAACGAATCCCGGGAGATACGCAGGGGACTACCGTCCAATTCATCCCGAAGGAAACTATTGGGACTTCGATATCGCATCGTCGAATTCCAAAGCGTCAGTTTCGGTTCAATTCGTCAAGAGCGGAAATATGCCGGCTCAATTTGAAATGTATCTCGTCGATATGACGACAGAGAGGGCATACGACATCAGCTCAGCTTTATCGTACAACTTTGCGTACGAGAAGAATGAAAGCGACCGCTTGTTCCGGTTGATCGTCGGAACAAAAGAGTACATCGGGAGCAATACGAACGGGATCCCTTTGGTTCCGGTCGGATATTCACTCGATCAGAATTATCCGAACCCGTTCAATCCAACCACGACGATCGGATACTCGCTTGCTCACAGCGGGTATGTCACCCTGGAGATCTTCAACGTTCTCGGGCAGAAGGTCAAAACACTCTTCACCGGGGATCAAAAGATCGGCAATTATTCTGTTGTGTGGGACGGTACGGGGGACAACGGGGCAGGGGCGGCGAGCGGGATCTATTTTTACAGAATCAAAACAGAGGCATTCAGCTTCACCAAAAAGATGGTGTTTTTGAAATAATATTTGGCTTTTTCACTCTGAGTTGAAATCGAATCTCACATACAGAAGAGCACTCTTTTTAACCGTGGCGCTACCGCTGGGGGTGCGTCTCCTTTTGGCGCAGAGCACAGCTCCATCATACGATGAGCGGCTTCTTTTCCAGGGAATGACGGGCGTTACCGTCGGGGCTTCTCAGCAAGCATGGAATCTGAAGGAAGAGGGGAACGTCGTCGAACAATCTGCTCCCGCGATGATCTCCATTCCACTTTCCAATCGTATTCTGATCTCTGTGGCGAATTCCCCGGCAATTTCCAAGCTGGACACGCTCACGCTTCAAGGCGTTGCCGATACGCGGGTCGGTTTTTCGTATGTCCTTCCTGGAGACGCTTGGTGGATCAACGGCGGCGTCAGTCTGCCGACGGGTATCACAAAACTGACTGATGATCAGCTAACGATCGCCACGTTGATCTCCGAATCTTCGCTCGACTACAATGTACCGGTCTTTGGTCAGGGAACGAATGCCAACCTCGGCTTTGCGTATGCCTACCCGGTTCAACGGAGGCTGATCGTTGGGTGCGGTGCCTCGTATGTCTATAAAGGAGAGTACCAGCCTGTCTCGGTCGAGGGGTTTAACCAGATGTATAAGCCGGGCGATGAAATTTCCGCCAACATCGGTCTCGATTACACGTCGTTCTCGAAATTGTCGCGCCTCTCGGCCGACATCACGGTCACAAATTATTTTCCCGACAAACTCGGTGGAGAAAATTTCATCCAGTCGGGGCTCCGGTTTATGGTGCTCGGCGTTTATTCGGTGAAGACGGGACCGGTCACGCACCGTCTGCTCCTGAGGACGCGTCTCAGAACACAGAGCGAAATTTTTAATTCTGGAACGGGGCAAATGTTCAAGAGCTCGCAGCACTACGAGGGTCAGTATACCGCAACATGGTCTCCGGTCGAGTGGTTCTCTCTTGCCGGGCTTGCAGAAGGGAAGCTCCATACCGGCGACCAGATTCCGTTCGGTGTCGGAATTTTCGAGACTGGCAAAGCCCAGCTCGCATCCGCCGGCGTTGAGACCGGATTCTCGCCTGCATCGTGGTTCAGCATTGCGTTCAACGCCAAGTACGGCACCGGGAGCGTTGTGATCAATAACGTGACGCAAGACGCCACGGGGACTGAATTCGGGGCCCGCGGACGCATCCAATTTTGAAGTGAAAAAGATCTTGATTATTTCATCATAAAAGGAAGGACACCGTCATGAATAAACGTCTACATCGCGGCCGCGTATCGTGGCTGATAGCCATTGCCTTGCTGTGGTCCCTGGCCGTTCCGTTCGCCCGCGCACAGGAGGCAGCACCGCAGACGATTGCGATCCTTTATTTTGAGAACAACAGCGTTGTCGATAGAGATAAACTCGATCCGTTGAAAAAAGGGCTCGCTGATATGCTTATCACGGAGATGTCGAAGATCAAGGGGCTCAAGGTCGTCGAGCGGCAGCGGATTCAATCGGTCGTCGAAGAATTGAACCTCGGCGAATCGGACCTGGTCGACAAGGGGACCTCACAGAAGATGGGAAAGTTGCTCGGGGCCAAAGTGCTCCTGTTCGGCGGGTTTTCGAACTTGTTCGGCGACAAGCTTCGCATCGATGCGCGCATCGTCGCGACGGAAACCGGTTTGACGCTCAAGGCCGAGGAAGAAACGGGCGACCTCGATCAGTTCCTGACGATGTTGAACTCGCTCGTGAAGAAAATCTCTGACGACCTTGAAGTAAAGCTCAGTTCGGCAGAAGAAGACCAGCTTGGTTCCGCGAAGGACGGAAAATTCAACGGCTATGTGACATACGCACAAGCGCTCAATCTGGAAGACAACGGCCATAAACTGGAAAAAGAAGGAAAAATCGCCGAGGCTGCCGCGATGTATGAGAACGCTAAATCGATGTACCAGAAAGCATGGGATGAATCGAGCGGATATGAACCGGCCAGGCAGAAGGTCGAAGAGATGACCGCGCTTGTCGGAAAATTAAAGAAAGAAACTAAATGAGAAACGTCGTGAAGAATGTTAACGGAAATCGCATTCACGAACTGTTCACGATTCGAGGAGAACTACGTATGAAACGAGTAACGATAATGTTGTGGACTGCTCTTGCGGCGGTAATGACGGCGGCGGTCCGCGTTTGTGCGCAAGATTCGGAAATGCCCCGGATCATGGTTGTTGTCGACGAAAAAATTGACGACAAGGATGCTACGGCGCAAAAAGTGACCGGAAAGATTGAGAGCGCATTCCTTGCCAAAGGCTACCGGCTTGTCGACAAATCTCAGTTTGAGACCGTCCGCGCGCGCGACCTTTCGCTCGGCGATCTGAATCCGACAAAGGCCAAAGAGCTCGGCCGCCGTTTTGGCGCAGAATTGATCATTGCCGGAGGCGCACAGGCCGTGTTCGGTGAGGAACGGGAGACGTACGGCATCAAAACGGTCGAGTATACTGCCGACGGAGAAGTCAAAGTCATTATCACCGACACCGGAGACATCATTGCTGTGTCGAGCGCGACATCCAAGAAAGCGTCGCAGGGAAGGTCCCAGGCAGCGTCGAAAGCCCTCGATGAACTCGGGGATTCGCTGGCGTCGGACCTCCTGGCAAAAGTGCAGATGAAACTGAAGGACATGAAAGAGCGGCCGGTCGCCGTTCAGCTTGCTCTCTTGGGGGTGACCGATGCTTCGCTCATGAAGATCGAGCAGGAACTTCCGGGCAAGATTCCGATGATTCAAAAAATGAAGCTGCGGTACATGGAAGGCGACGCGGCAGTGGAAGATGTCTGGATCCGCGGCTCGATCGACGATTTGCGGAAACAATTCTCTTCGATGTCCGACTATAAGGTCGAATCGTTCACCGGGAACCGCCTTGATGTCAATACGAAGGTGACAGGGACGAAAACGAGGGTCAGCTACACGCTTCCCGGAGCGCTGGAGATCTCCGAGTTCAACGTCGACAATATATTCCCTGCTGCATACAACTATTACGCCTATAATCCGATCGGGCAAATTACGATTCACAATACGGGAAAGACGGACGTTGGCAACGTCAAAGCGAGTTTCTTTATTCCAACATACATGCAATTACCATCCGAACAGATGATCCCTCTCCTCAAAGCCGGTGCGACAGAGTCGTTCCCTGTCTCGGTGACGCTGGATTCAAAGCAGCTCCTCATGGTCAGCGAGAATACGGTGGCCCAGATCAAGGCGGAGCTGTCGTACACCGCGGGGGGAGAGGCGAAGTCACGCAGCCTTGTCAAGCCGGTCACGGTCTACAGCCGAACTTCGATCACCTGGTCGCGGCCGAATTCGGTGGGCGCTTTTATTACGTCGAACGACGATGCAGTGAAGAATTTTTCCAGGTATGTTCTAGGCTCGGTAAAATACGACCAATCGATCCTCGAAGGGGCGCCGCGCAATCTGCTGAATGCAATGACCGTCTGGGAAGGCATTCGCGCCCTCTCGATCAACTATGTCAGCGCGCCGTGGAGAGTCGCGGAAGCCGACCTTCTTGACGACGTTCAGTTCCCGCGAGAGACGCTGGCAAATCACACGGCGAACTGCAGCGGCAGTTCCGTGCTCCTCGCCGCCTGCCTCGAGAATATCGGGATTCGGACGGCGCTGGTCGGCACGTCGGACCATGTCTTCATCATTTTTGATTCGGGCGTGAACAAAAAGAATGCATCACGGATCAGCCTCGACGAAAAAGATTACATCGTCAGGGACAACACGGTCTGGATCCCGCTGGAGACGACCATCATCAATCATCCGTTCGCCGAAGCGTGGAAGCTTGCCGCCGACGAGTACTACAAGATCGCCGACTCGAAGGGGCGGCTGGACATTATCGACGTGCGTGCTGCATGGGAACAATTCCCGCCGGCGAACCTCGCCGTCAACGTGAAAGCCGCCGAACCGCCTGCGGCGGATAAAGTTTCTTCCCTGATGAACGACGACATGAAGAATGTGTCGCAGATCTCCGCCCAGATGTTGAACCGGAAAGTAGCGGAACTGAAGAACCAGGGGGATGAACAATCGTGCAATCGGGCCTCGATGTATCTTGCCAACGCGGGACGGTACGCCGAAGCGGCTGCCATGATCAAAACGTTCACATCCCCGATGGCAAAAAATAATCTCGGCAATATTTATCTGATGCAGGGAGATTCCGCCAATGCGTGCAAGAACTATTCGGCGGCGCTCGACGCCGATAAAAGCGACGGCGGCATCGACCTCAACATAGGGCTGCTCCAATATCTTGGCGGCGACCAGGAGGGGACGGTGAGTTCCTTCGCCAGTGCGATTGCAAAATTCCCCTCTCAGGAAAAAGCGTTCTCCGAACTGGGGATCGACCATATTGTCGCCGAGATGAATAAAACGCGCGGCGCCGAAAAAGGGGCGACAGTAGACCGGAACGAACTGCAAAGCCTTCTGTTCGCGGCCCTGCAGGATGTCGCAGCCAAAAGCGCTTCGCGGCCGAATACTGCCCGGATCAGAAAAGGAGAAAATAAGTTCGTGTTTGGAGGGCGCCGCGGGATCGACCCGACGCAGCTTTCGAACATCAAAGATTTTCTCTATTGGAAAATATAATCCGAAATTCAGTATATTGGGGCTGTCCGACATCGAATGGTGTCTGGCAGCCCTTTTTCTTGCATCGGGCTCGCTGAATTGTTGCCGAACCACTCCTCTACCACAAAGGGTCACGCCGAATGAAAAGAACATTGATGAAGCTGGCGGTTGGGATTCTTGTTGCGGCCGCGTCGATGGCATTTTCTCTTTACCTCTTTCACACCAACTCGATAGAAAATACGTTCGGGTCCAATTTCTTTCCGGCGCTGGAGCGCAAATCGTATGACGCACTCATCCGTGCCCGGGGTGAACGGCCTCATACCTCCAACGTTGTCATTGTGAAGATCGATGAGAATACGTTGAAGGAACTCGACTATCCCGTTCCTCGCGATAAGTTCGGCTCGCTGCTCGGCATTATTTCCGCGAGCGGCGCGAAAGCGATCGGCGTCGACTATTTTTTCCCCACCGTCAAGCAGGACAGCGCCTCGCAGTTTCAGAACAGCTTGTTTCTGCGGCTTGCGGCGTTGTCGAACCACGTGATCCATGCCGTCGGTCCTTTTGTTCCCAGTGAAGACATCGGGGAACTCAAGGCGAAGGACGTTGACAGAGAGGCGTACGCCGTTCTTCACCCGTTCGCTATCCCGACCAGAGGGGCACGATTGAATTTTCCGCGCGCTACGTATATCGACGAACGTCCGTTCGATTCGCTCGCTTCGCTCGGAAGCGGTGTAGGGCATGTGCTGCTCAATCCCGACTCCGTCGACGGCATTATCCGTAAAATGCCGTTCCTTGTAGAGTACGCCGGCGACTATTATCCGGCATTCGGCGCGGCCCTTGCATTCCATGCGTTGAATATAGACCTCAAGTCCGTGACAGTCACACCCTCCGAGGAAGGCATGATGGTTCATGCCGGACAGCTGGAAATTCCGGTGACCCAGCACGGCGAAATCCTCGTCGATTACGCAGGCAAGAACAGCATCTACAAGGAGATCTCTTTTTATGATGTTCTCGACGCCTTCACCCGCGGCGATGCGCAGGTGCTTTCCATGTTCAAGGGGGCCGTCGTCATCATCGGACCGACTGCGCGCTCCATCGCGGACATCGGCGCGACCCCGGTGTCAGAAAAGTCTCCGAACTGTTATGTGCATGCGAATGTCTACGACCAGATCATGACGGATCACTTTATCAGCACGGCGTCGTTCGGTGCGCAGCTGATCCTGCTCATCATCCTCACGCTCGCCGTCGCCGTTTCGTCCATGCTGTTGAAACTGCGATGGAGTCTTCCTATAGGAATATTCCTGCTGGGAGGATACCTGTGGTTTGCGTACTCGGCGTTCGCAAACACGGGGACGATGTACAGCCTTACGGAACCGATCTTTGCGATCTTCTTCAGTTATGCGGGAGCGATGAGCTACATTTCAGCGACCGAAGGGAAGCAGAAGACGCAGATCAAAGCAATGTTCCAGAAATACGTCGATGCATCGGTCGTTGAGCAGCTGATCGACAATCCTTCCCTGCTGAAGCTCGGCGGCGAGGAGCGCGAGATCACGACATTGTTTGCGGACATTGAAGGGTTTACAAGAATGGCTGAGAAGCTCGGTCCGCAGAACACCGTCGGCCTTCTGAATACCTATTTGAGCGAGATGACGAATATCATCATCGAGGACCGGGGGACGCTGGACAAATATATCGGCGATGCGATCATGGCATTCTGGGGAGCGCCGCTTGACGATCCTGACCATGCTGTGCACGCCTGCGCTGCCGCACTGCGGATGCAGAAAAGGTTGGAGGGACTTCACACGAAATGGATTCATTTCGGGCGGCCTGTCGTGAATCAACGGATCGGATTGAATACAGGCAAGGCGGTCGTCGGCAACATGGGAGCCGAGACAAAATTCAACTACACCGCGGTCGGCGACGCAGTGAATCTTGCGTCCCGTCTCGAGGGAGTCAATAAGGAATACGGCACGCGGCTGCTGATGAGCGAGTTCACCTACCGGCGCGTTTCCCAATCGGTGCTCGCACGCGAAATGGACCTTGTGGTTGTTGTGGGGAAAACCGAGCCCGTCCGTATTTATGAATTAATAGGGATGGCTGACGAAGTGCAAAACGACTCAACGAAAAAATTTCTCGATTATTATCATGCTGGCCTCGAGGCGTACAAAAAGCGGGCATGGAAAAGCGCCATCGATCAGTTCCAGCAGGCGCTCCAGATCCGCCGAGATGATATCGTGTCTAACCTGTACATCCAGCGGTCGACGATGTTCATCGATGCTCCGCCCCCTGAAAACTGGAATGGCGTTTTTGTTATGACAAAGAAATAGTAGGCGGGTTAATGCACGTCAGTACAAAACAAAGCCCCGACGTTCATCGGGGCTTTGCGGTTTTACCTCACCCGCCTTCCAGGCAGGGGATGATGCCGAAAGATGCTTAATGCTAGTTAAGCTTGGTCGGGGTCTGTGTCTGGTTCGTCACTGTCATGTCGTATGACGGGAACGTTCCATCGCTCAACGCGGTCTTGCCAACGCCGTGCAACACTACCGTCGTCGCGGTTCCTGCCGTCTTCACCGTGTAGGTTCCGTTCGCGTTATTTGTGAATGCCGTCGACGCGAGAATGCCGAGACCCGTTGCATCTGCCGTCAAGCCGACGAACGAATTTCCGCCTCCGCCGAGGGTTGTCGGCTTGGCATAATATTGCTGCGCTTTGGCAGCCAAGGTTGTTAAGTCCGCGATCACCGCGCTGCGGTTTTGATCGACGGCGTTATCCTGGAACATCGTGATACCGACTGCCACGGCGATACCGACAATGATGACGCCCAAGATGATCAGAAGCAACTGTTGCTGGCCCATGGTAAACTCCTATTGTTATTGTTTGATGGTTGAGTGATGTTGGTTTTCTATTGTCTAAGTGTAATGGTCAATATACTTGCATTACTCGTGCCAAAAATTTTACCTTGATTTTTGGCCCGTAATCTGATCGATTTCTTTAGGAATAGAGATTTTTTACCACCACCAGGTCATTTTTACCGACCAATGTTTCTTTGAAATAATGATCGGAGTTTGCTATGGGCAGGCTTTGTTAAGCCTTGTATACATTAAAAAGCCTCAATTTGAGAGATTGTGATAGCGAGTATCCTATGGAGTACGTGAAAACCGTGGAAACAGAATGTCCTTACTGTTGGGAAAGGATTGAGCTGGTCATTGACTGTTCTGTGATACCTCAAGAGTACATCGAGGATTGTGAGGTATGCTGCCGGCCGATCTCTGTCTCGGTGGCTCAGGCGGAGGACGGCTCTCCTCAGGTTGAGGTTCGGCGGGAAAACGAGTAAACCTCAAAAAATAAGAAAGCCGGCTGCGACGGCAGTCCGGCTTTTCTCACGATTGAATGAAATCGACGTCCTTACCGTCGGTCTCTAGTCTACAATTCCCTGCTGACCAATGCCTTCTTCAGCTGAGAGATGTGCCAGGTAATGTTGATCTCTTTTGGGCAGGCTTCAATGCAATTGAAAATCGTATGGCACCGCCAGACCCCATCCTGAGTGTCAACGATGTCGAGGCGTTCGTCTCCGGCTTCGTCCCTCGTATCGAACGTGAACCGGTACGCCTTCAGCAGAGCCGCTGGGCCGAGATAATTTTCGTTCGTCCACAGCGAAGGGCACGACGTCGAACAGCATGCGCATAAAATGCATTTCGCCGACTCGAAGAGCTTTTCGGCATCCTCGTTGCTTTGGAGGCGCTCCGTTTCCGGGGGGTTCGTTTTGGAGATAAGGTACGGCTTTACCAGTTCGTACTTCTTGTAAAAATCTGTCAGGTCGACCACGAGGTCTTTGATGACCGGCATCGAAGGGAGCGGTTCGAGCGTGATCACTTTTGTGCAATCGAGCACCCCGAGCAGGATCGAGCAGGCAAGCCGGTTCCGTCCGTTGATGCGCATCCCGTCCGAGCCGCAGACGCCGTGCGCGCACGAGCGCCGGTACGTGAGTGATCCATCCATCGAACCCTTGATCTTTTCGAGCACGTCCAGGACACGCCAGGTTTCATCGACACCGTCGACAACGTACTCTTTGTAATAAGGAGTCGTATCGGTCTCTGGGTTATACTTTTGAACGCGAAATGTTACCTGCATTGGACCATCCTCAATTAGGTGAAAAAGAGTGCAGAACGTCCCTCGATGAGGTTAGTAAACACGTTCTTTCGGCTGGAACTTTGTGATGACCACCGGTTTGTAGGTGATCTTCGGCTTTCCGCCGTTGTTGTAATCGATGAACGTATGCTTCAACCATTTCTTATCGTCGCGCTTTGGAAAATCTTCCCTGGCATGCGCGCCGCGGCTTTCCTGCCGGTTGAGCGCAGAGACGACAATGGTTTCGGCCGTGCCAAGGAGATGCCGTAGTTCGATCGCCTCCATGAGTTCCGTGTTGAATTTCTTCCCGTGGTCTGCGATGGAGATATGTTTGTAGCGGCTCTTCAGATCGTGGATCTCGCCGGCCAATTCTTTCATCATCTTTGCTTCGCGGTATACCGAGCACTTGTCCATCATCTTTTCCTGCATCTCCATCCGGATCGCCGCTGCATTCTCGCTCCCTTTGCTCGAAAGGATTCCGTCGATCATTTCACGCGTTTTCCCGTCCGGGTTTTTCGGAAGGGGGGTGAGGTCCGCGTCGTCCAAATATTCTGCGATCGCTCTGCCGCCACGCCTGCCAAAGACGATGATATCGAGGAGCGAGTTCGTCCCCAGCCTGTTTGCGCCGTGAACCGAAACGCAGGCGCATTCTCCGGCGGCATAAAAACCCGGCAGGACCTTTCCTTTCGCGTCAAGGAAGACACGCGCATCGTTATCCGTCGGGATCCCTCCCATCGCATAGTGCGCCGTTGGTTGGATTGGTATCGGCTCTTTCAACGGCTCGACGCCAAGGTACGTTCTGGCAAACCCCGTGATCTCCGGAATCTTGTCATGAATGACCTGTGCGCCGAGATGCGTGAGGTCGAGATTGACGTAGTATGTTCCGTCGCTCCCCTTGATGCCGCGTCCCTGTTTGATCTCCGTGTAGATCGCGCGGGAGACCATATCCCGCGGCGCAAGGTCTTTCACCGTCGGGGCGTACCGCTCCATGAACCGTTCGCCCGCGCTGTTGCGCAGAATCCCTCCTTCGCCGCGTGCGGCCTCTGAGATAAGGATCCCCAGCTTCCACAATCCGGTCGGGTGGAACTGAAAGAATTCCATGTCCTCCATCGGGATTCCGTTCTCGTAGGCAATGTTGCACCCGTCGCCGGTTCCTATCAGTGCATTCGACGTTATGCGGAAGGCCCGTCCGTATCCCCCCGTTGCAAACATCACTGCCTTGGCGTGGAAGATATGGATCTCGCCCGTGGCAATTTCCATCGCAACGACGCCGCAGCAAACGCCCTTGTTCATGATAAGGTCGGTGACAAAAAATTCGCTGTAGAAATGGACTCCCTGTTTGATGCAGCTCTCGAAAAGCGTGTGAAGCATGACGTGCCCGGTCCTGTCCGCAGAATAACAGGCGCGGCGGACGGCGACTCGCTTCGAATTCGGGTCGGCGGGATTTTCGGGACGCGTATGCCCTCCGAACTTCCGCTGGGCGATTTTCCCGTCAGGCGTACGCGAAAAGGGGAGCCCCATATGCTCGAGTTCAATGATCGCCCGGATGGCGTCGCGGCACATGATCTCGATCGAATCCTGGTCGCCGAGATAATCGCTCCCTTTGACCGTGTCGAACATGTGCCATTCCCATGAATCTTCTTCTTCATTCGCAAGCGCTGCGCAAACGCCCCCCTGCGCCGTCCCCGTATGCGAGCGCGACGGATAGACCTTCGACAAGACTGCGCAGGTGCGTCCCTGCGGAATTTCCAGCGCGGCACGAAGCCCCGCTCCGCCTGCCCCGACGATAACGACATCAAACGTATGAACCATTGACAACTCCGATAAAGAGCTCAGGTGCTGAAATAAGCCTTCGTAGATTTGTGCGCTTCCGAAGGCGCCGAGTGAATTAGAATGAAAGGATCGTTGCGATGCCTAAACTGCCGAACGTGATTCCCGCGAGATAGAGAAGTCCGAGAAGAGTCCAGCTCAGCCACGCCGGCATTTTAAAATCGCGAAAAATATTCCATGTGCCCGAAAGCCCGTGGTATAGTCCAAGCACAACGAAGGAAATCTGCAGCGCCTTATACAGCGGATTTTGCATCCGTGCAAGTACGGCGTCGTACGTATGACCGGAATCGAGATGGTAATGCATGAGAATATAGTGCCCGATAGCGACCACAAACAACGCTACGCCCGAGACCCGCTGCAGGTACCATGCCGGCGCTCCCGAACCCCGCGATCCATAATATTTAGAAGACATAGTGTCGATCCCTTTTGGGAAAAATGATGTTACTTCACCGCAGCCACGGAGTGGATCGCGTCCTGCGAGAACATGATATACCCCATGCCGAAGAAGAGGATGAGTCCGACGATGACCGCGGCATAGTACAATTTCTTATGGTAACGGGCCCCTTCTGCCAGGTCCACCAGCACGATGCGGATGCCGTTGAGCGCGTGAAAGAGGAGGAACGCAAACAGGAACCACTCAAGGAAAAGAAACAGCGGAGTCCTGAACATCAGCATCTCGGTGTCGAAGGCTTCTTTCCCTTTTTGAAGGGACATCAACGCGAAAATATGCAGCATGATGTAGCCGGTTAAGACGAGCCCCGTAATGCGGTGAAGAGCCCACGCCCAACTTCCGGAGAACTTATGGTATGCTAGGAGGACCTTGGCCCAGCCGCTGGCAGGATAATTGCTTGACATGCGAATTACGCTCCTATGTATTGCTGCAAAATGATGGTGATGATAACGGCATCCGTTCATCGCCACAGGTGTTTCTCAGTGGGATTAGAACCGTACCAATGTAAAAAACAATAGTGAAAATCACAACTCGAACCGCGGCCGTTCAGTTCGTGACCGCAACGCTCTCGCTGATGAAC
The Bacteroidota bacterium genome window above contains:
- a CDS encoding adenylate/guanylate cyclase domain-containing protein, with the protein product MKRTLMKLAVGILVAAASMAFSLYLFHTNSIENTFGSNFFPALERKSYDALIRARGERPHTSNVVIVKIDENTLKELDYPVPRDKFGSLLGIISASGAKAIGVDYFFPTVKQDSASQFQNSLFLRLAALSNHVIHAVGPFVPSEDIGELKAKDVDREAYAVLHPFAIPTRGARLNFPRATYIDERPFDSLASLGSGVGHVLLNPDSVDGIIRKMPFLVEYAGDYYPAFGAALAFHALNIDLKSVTVTPSEEGMMVHAGQLEIPVTQHGEILVDYAGKNSIYKEISFYDVLDAFTRGDAQVLSMFKGAVVIIGPTARSIADIGATPVSEKSPNCYVHANVYDQIMTDHFISTASFGAQLILLIILTLAVAVSSMLLKLRWSLPIGIFLLGGYLWFAYSAFANTGTMYSLTEPIFAIFFSYAGAMSYISATEGKQKTQIKAMFQKYVDASVVEQLIDNPSLLKLGGEEREITTLFADIEGFTRMAEKLGPQNTVGLLNTYLSEMTNIIIEDRGTLDKYIGDAIMAFWGAPLDDPDHAVHACAAALRMQKRLEGLHTKWIHFGRPVVNQRIGLNTGKAVVGNMGAETKFNYTAVGDAVNLASRLEGVNKEYGTRLLMSEFTYRRVSQSVLAREMDLVVVVGKTEPVRIYELIGMADEVQNDSTKKFLDYYHAGLEAYKKRAWKSAIDQFQQALQIRRDDIVSNLYIQRSTMFIDAPPPENWNGVFVMTKK
- a CDS encoding CPXCG motif-containing cysteine-rich protein, which gives rise to MEYVKTVETECPYCWERIELVIDCSVIPQEYIEDCEVCCRPISVSVAQAEDGSPQVEVRRENE
- a CDS encoding succinate dehydrogenase iron-sulfur subunit, translated to MQVTFRVQKYNPETDTTPYYKEYVVDGVDETWRVLDVLEKIKGSMDGSLTYRRSCAHGVCGSDGMRINGRNRLACSILLGVLDCTKVITLEPLPSMPVIKDLVVDLTDFYKKYELVKPYLISKTNPPETERLQSNEDAEKLFESAKCILCACCSTSCPSLWTNENYLGPAALLKAYRFTFDTRDEAGDERLDIVDTQDGVWRCHTIFNCIEACPKEINITWHISQLKKALVSREL
- the sdhA gene encoding succinate dehydrogenase flavoprotein subunit; amino-acid sequence: MVHTFDVVIVGAGGAGLRAALEIPQGRTCAVLSKVYPSRSHTGTAQGGVCAALANEEEDSWEWHMFDTVKGSDYLGDQDSIEIMCRDAIRAIIELEHMGLPFSRTPDGKIAQRKFGGHTRPENPADPNSKRVAVRRACYSADRTGHVMLHTLFESCIKQGVHFYSEFFVTDLIMNKGVCCGVVAMEIATGEIHIFHAKAVMFATGGYGRAFRITSNALIGTGDGCNIAYENGIPMEDMEFFQFHPTGLWKLGILISEAARGEGGILRNSAGERFMERYAPTVKDLAPRDMVSRAIYTEIKQGRGIKGSDGTYYVNLDLTHLGAQVIHDKIPEITGFARTYLGVEPLKEPIPIQPTAHYAMGGIPTDNDARVFLDAKGKVLPGFYAAGECACVSVHGANRLGTNSLLDIIVFGRRGGRAIAEYLDDADLTPLPKNPDGKTREMIDGILSSKGSENAAAIRMEMQEKMMDKCSVYREAKMMKELAGEIHDLKSRYKHISIADHGKKFNTELMEAIELRHLLGTAETIVVSALNRQESRGAHAREDFPKRDDKKWLKHTFIDYNNGGKPKITYKPVVITKFQPKERVY
- the sdhC gene encoding succinate dehydrogenase, cytochrome b556 subunit, which encodes MSSNYPASGWAKVLLAYHKFSGSWAWALHRITGLVLTGYIMLHIFALMSLQKGKEAFDTEMLMFRTPLFLFLEWFLFAFLLFHALNGIRIVLVDLAEGARYHKKLYYAAVIVGLILFFGMGYIMFSQDAIHSVAAVK